The window TCGCCGAGATGGAAGCCGAAGAATCCACCGAGGACGAGGAGGACGATAGCTGATGGCCATCCTCTACCCCGAGGAGATCCGCGACATGACGCCCGCCGAGCGCGAGGAGGAAGTCGAGGAACTCCACACGGAACTGCTGAACATGAAGGCCGTGCAGGCGGCGGGTGGCGCGCCCGAGGACCCCGGTCGAATCGGGGAGCTCAAGCGCACCATCGCCCGCGTGAAGACGATCCAGGGCGAGGAAGGCGACGACGCGGACGCGGACAG is drawn from Halalkalicoccus subterraneus and contains these coding sequences:
- the rpmC gene encoding 50S ribosomal protein L29; its protein translation is MAILYPEEIRDMTPAEREEEVEELHTELLNMKAVQAAGGAPEDPGRIGELKRTIARVKTIQGEEGDDADADSEE